In Acaryochloris thomasi RCC1774, the following proteins share a genomic window:
- the rpaB gene encoding response regulator transcription factor RpaB, translating into MDSNKERILVVDDEASIRRILETRLSMIGYDVVTAADGEEAIETFHDAIPDLVVLDVMMPKLDGYGVCQELRKESDIPIIMLTALGDVADRITGLELGADDYVVKPFSPKELEARIRSVLRRVGKNGAPGIPSSGVIGVANLRIDTNKRQVYKGDERIRLTGMEFSLLELLVSRSGEAFSRSEILQEVWGYTPERHVDTRVVDVHISRLRAKLEEDPSNPELILTARGTGYLFQRIIEAGEVG; encoded by the coding sequence TTGGACTCGAATAAAGAAAGAATACTCGTTGTTGACGATGAAGCCAGCATCCGCCGGATTCTCGAAACTCGACTGTCTATGATTGGCTATGATGTCGTGACCGCCGCCGATGGTGAAGAAGCCATCGAAACCTTTCATGACGCCATCCCCGATCTAGTGGTGCTAGACGTGATGATGCCGAAGCTAGACGGCTATGGGGTCTGTCAAGAGCTGCGTAAAGAATCTGATATCCCGATCATCATGCTGACGGCACTGGGTGATGTCGCCGATCGGATTACAGGTCTGGAGCTAGGGGCCGATGATTATGTGGTTAAGCCTTTCTCTCCCAAAGAGCTAGAAGCTCGCATTCGCTCCGTGCTCCGTCGCGTGGGCAAAAACGGTGCGCCAGGAATCCCCAGCTCCGGTGTGATCGGGGTTGCCAACCTCCGCATTGATACCAACAAGCGCCAGGTTTACAAGGGCGATGAGCGCATTCGTTTAACTGGCATGGAGTTCAGCCTCTTAGAACTGTTGGTCAGTCGATCCGGCGAAGCCTTCTCTCGCTCCGAAATCCTGCAGGAAGTTTGGGGCTATACTCCTGAGCGTCATGTGGACACGCGGGTAGTGGATGTTCACATTTCACGACTGAGGGCCAAACTCGAAGAAGATCCGAGCAATCCAGAACTAATTCTCACCGCTCGGGGAACGGGCTATCTATTCCAGCGGATTATCGAAGCAGGCGAAGTGGGCTAA
- a CDS encoding glycosyltransferase family 2 protein, with translation MFFSVVIPTYNRLPILQKCLKALAQQDLAPEHSYEVVVVDDGSTDDTVVWLRQEMPDIQLYEQAHKGPAAARNLGVQKADGDTIIFIDSDLVVTEAFLSAHALALTTAQARLRHERIFTYGRVINTCNFDEPTTEPYTLTDFSAAYFATGNVAIARHWLEKAGLFDEQFQQYGWEDLELGVRLKKLDLKLIKVPEAVGYHWHPPFSLQEIPKLIDREMQSGRMGLLFYQKHPTLNVRMMIQMTWIHQLLWGSLTLGGRLNEKTLGPLLQWLIDRGKSQMALEVARIFLNWYNLKGLYAAKAKLE, from the coding sequence TTGTTTTTTAGCGTCGTTATTCCTACCTATAACCGTCTGCCCATTCTGCAGAAGTGTTTGAAGGCACTTGCTCAGCAAGATCTCGCTCCTGAGCACAGCTATGAAGTCGTGGTCGTAGATGACGGGTCAACGGATGACACCGTTGTCTGGCTCCGACAAGAAATGCCTGATATTCAGCTCTACGAACAGGCCCATAAAGGACCGGCTGCCGCTCGCAATCTTGGGGTTCAGAAGGCCGACGGCGACACTATTATTTTTATCGACAGTGATTTGGTGGTCACTGAAGCTTTCTTGTCAGCCCATGCCCTTGCTTTGACGACAGCTCAAGCAAGACTGAGACATGAGCGGATTTTTACCTACGGTCGGGTTATCAATACCTGCAACTTTGACGAGCCGACGACCGAGCCTTATACGCTGACTGATTTTTCTGCGGCCTACTTTGCGACGGGGAATGTTGCTATTGCCCGTCACTGGCTAGAAAAAGCGGGCCTTTTCGACGAACAGTTTCAGCAGTATGGCTGGGAGGATTTAGAGCTGGGCGTCCGGCTCAAAAAGTTAGACCTCAAGCTGATCAAAGTTCCTGAAGCCGTTGGCTACCACTGGCATCCACCCTTTTCGCTACAGGAAATTCCAAAGCTGATTGACCGAGAAATGCAGTCAGGCCGGATGGGGCTATTGTTTTACCAAAAGCATCCCACTTTGAACGTGCGGATGATGATTCAAATGACCTGGATTCACCAACTCCTGTGGGGAAGTTTGACCTTAGGGGGCAGATTAAACGAAAAAACCCTAGGACCGCTGCTCCAGTGGCTCATCGATCGCGGGAAATCTCAAATGGCCTTGGAAGTGGCGCGCATTTTCTTAAACTGGTACAACCTCAAAGGGCTCTACGCCGCAAAGGCCAAGCTAGAGTAG